One Faecalispora anaeroviscerum genomic window carries:
- a CDS encoding 3-phosphoglycerate dehydrogenase family protein yields the protein MYRVKTLNNIAEEGLSRFGQGYEYGNDIQNPEGILVRSAAMHDMELPTELLAIARAGAGVNNIPIDKCSEKGIVVFNTPGANANAVKELAIAGLFLTSRKIAPALEWTKTLKGKGSDVSKLVEKGKGQFAGPEIKGKSLGVIGLGAIGILVANAAKSLGMEVYGYDPYLSVDAAWGLSRSVHHARTLDEVWANCDYVTVHVPLTPDTKGLVNAESVEKMKDEVRILNFARGELVDSAAVLDGLKSGKIAAYATDFPSDDLIGVENVLAIPHLGASTPESEENCARMAVDELKEFLENGNIRNSVNMPAIYMPRAHAVRVCILHRNVRNTISRFSGVMANAGINIENMQSKSRGDFAYTILDVTGEVDDAALEPLKQMEEIIRLRVIR from the coding sequence ATGTATCGTGTTAAAACACTGAATAATATTGCAGAAGAAGGCCTTTCCCGTTTTGGGCAGGGCTATGAGTACGGCAACGACATTCAAAATCCCGAGGGGATTCTGGTTCGCTCCGCCGCCATGCACGACATGGAGCTTCCCACAGAGCTGCTGGCAATTGCCAGAGCGGGTGCGGGCGTTAATAACATCCCGATCGACAAATGCAGCGAAAAAGGCATTGTGGTATTTAACACACCCGGCGCCAACGCCAACGCCGTCAAAGAGCTGGCGATTGCCGGCCTGTTTCTTACCTCCCGTAAAATCGCCCCCGCCCTCGAGTGGACCAAAACACTCAAAGGGAAGGGCAGCGATGTCAGCAAGCTGGTTGAAAAAGGCAAGGGACAGTTCGCTGGCCCCGAAATCAAGGGCAAGAGCCTCGGTGTAATCGGCCTTGGCGCGATTGGTATTTTGGTGGCGAATGCAGCCAAATCCCTTGGCATGGAGGTTTATGGCTACGACCCGTACCTTTCCGTAGACGCCGCATGGGGTCTCTCCCGTTCGGTACACCATGCCAGAACACTCGATGAAGTGTGGGCAAACTGCGATTACGTAACCGTTCACGTTCCGCTGACCCCCGACACCAAGGGGCTGGTGAATGCCGAATCCGTCGAGAAGATGAAAGACGAAGTCCGTATTCTGAACTTTGCGCGCGGCGAGCTGGTGGATAGCGCCGCCGTTCTGGATGGCCTGAAATCCGGGAAGATTGCCGCGTATGCCACCGACTTCCCGTCCGATGATCTGATCGGCGTTGAAAATGTGCTGGCGATTCCTCACCTGGGCGCTTCCACTCCCGAGTCGGAAGAGAACTGCGCCCGCATGGCGGTGGATGAGCTGAAAGAATTTCTTGAGAATGGCAATATCCGTAATTCCGTCAACATGCCGGCGATTTATATGCCCCGCGCTCACGCGGTTCGCGTCTGCATTCTTCACCGCAATGTTCGCAATACCATCAGCCGTTTTTCCGGCGTGATGGCCAACGCGGGCATCAACATTGAAAATATGCAGAGTAAATCGAGAGGCGACTTTGCCTACACGATTCTGGATGTGACCGGCGAGGTGGACGACGCGGCTTTGGAGCCGCTCAAGCAGATGGAGGAAATTATCCGCCTGCGTGTGATTCGCTGA
- a CDS encoding homoserine dehydrogenase, producing the protein MRIGLIGYGGVGKAFIKLIVEKGSALKAQGLDLEVIYIMGSKRGLYNPQGINCAQLLAASKDGESITIADTEENRKITPAFLLQNKDIDLLVELTSTNKETGEPARSYILKALENKIHVVTGNKGPIVHSYWELDQAAKENGVQLGIGCTCGGALPSVNGGTIEMAGSQVYSIEGVLNGTTNYILKEMEDTGCTYRDALEKAQTSGIAEADPSFDVEGWDTALKLLILTNVVMKQNKKLSDIKIEGITGLTPEEIQLAHGEGKRYKLIGRATREGETLHMVVRPEKLGEGHAFYHVDGKNKAVRYESDTLGELTLIGGASGTTAAAASILRDIVLIYNR; encoded by the coding sequence ATGAGGATTGGTCTAATTGGATATGGCGGTGTAGGGAAGGCCTTTATCAAGTTGATTGTAGAGAAAGGCTCTGCGCTAAAGGCGCAGGGGCTTGACCTTGAAGTGATCTACATCATGGGCTCTAAACGGGGGCTCTACAACCCCCAGGGAATCAATTGCGCCCAATTATTGGCTGCCTCGAAGGATGGGGAAAGCATAACGATTGCAGATACGGAGGAAAACAGGAAAATCACCCCTGCATTTCTGCTGCAAAACAAAGACATCGATTTGCTGGTGGAGCTGACTAGCACAAATAAAGAAACAGGAGAACCGGCACGGAGCTATATTTTAAAAGCGTTGGAAAATAAAATCCATGTGGTAACAGGCAATAAAGGCCCGATTGTTCACAGCTATTGGGAATTGGATCAGGCTGCAAAAGAAAACGGAGTGCAGTTAGGAATCGGGTGTACCTGCGGCGGGGCGTTGCCTTCTGTCAATGGCGGAACCATCGAAATGGCCGGTTCGCAGGTCTACTCCATCGAGGGTGTGCTGAACGGCACCACAAATTATATTTTAAAAGAGATGGAAGACACGGGCTGTACTTATCGCGATGCGCTGGAAAAGGCACAGACCTCCGGAATAGCGGAAGCAGACCCGAGCTTTGATGTGGAAGGGTGGGACACGGCCCTGAAACTGTTGATCCTTACCAATGTCGTGATGAAGCAGAATAAAAAATTATCCGATATTAAAATCGAAGGAATTACAGGCCTAACCCCTGAGGAGATTCAATTGGCCCACGGGGAAGGCAAGCGCTATAAGCTGATTGGGCGGGCAACGCGGGAAGGGGAAACCCTCCATATGGTGGTCAGGCCCGAAAAGCTGGGCGAGGGGCATGCCTTTTACCACGTAGACGGCAAAAATAAGGCGGTCAGATATGAATCAGACACCCTGGGGGAGCTGACGTTGATTGGCGGGGCGTCGGGTACTACTGCCGCCGCCGCATCTATCCTAAGGGACATTGTATTGATTTACAATCGGTAG
- a CDS encoding DHCW motif cupin fold protein produces the protein MVIQGVPFCTVDWSAIEPTVHPGVTGEAYWRTFEMGNIRVRMVEYTPGYFADHWCKRGHVLLVLEGELVTELEDGREFTMTPGMSYQVAEDSNPHRSHTEKGAKLFIVD, from the coding sequence ATGGTAATTCAGGGAGTTCCGTTCTGCACTGTCGATTGGAGCGCAATCGAGCCCACAGTACACCCGGGAGTGACCGGAGAAGCTTACTGGCGCACCTTTGAAATGGGAAACATTCGGGTTCGCATGGTGGAATACACTCCGGGGTACTTTGCAGACCACTGGTGTAAGCGCGGCCATGTCCTTCTTGTTCTGGAAGGTGAATTGGTAACTGAGCTGGAAGACGGGCGAGAGTTTACGATGACGCCCGGGATGAGCTATCAGGTTGCCGAAGACAGTAACCCGCACCGTTCCCACACGGAAAAGGGAGCAAAGCTTTTCATTGTGGACTAA
- a CDS encoding 5'-nucleotidase C-terminal domain-containing protein has translation MKKFFFKKRLALTLALTLLFTSFGSIAYAAETPKEGDQATFQILFTSDTHGSMTSYNYATGKSTVGSFSQVATLIEREKAAFNGRTFLVDNGDTIQGNGTSFFINNDEYKPFPLVKAMQKTGYEIMSLGNHEFNFGMDALNKAYSGFTGAKLCGNVLKQDGSLMDGFSAYSIKTLDNGLRVAFIGAVTPNIDLWDTSNLKKAGLHTISAADSIRKSIDELKKKNLADVFVAVTHMGDTGEYGREGSGAVDVAKKNPELAAILGAHYHTITGTADKQVVLSNNVKFVENKNAGGSLGKVLVTATYENGQWVLKNKTATDATASVKTDVISVTKDIPLNTKVESSIQKADQAARNYITQTVIGKLQGGPLVPEPQIKGTYEGYLGDTALIDLINNVMFYYTKADISGTAPLDANANHTPGEITIGGVVQIYKYDNNTLYKLSMTGAQVKQWMEWSYSYFGSTTNGVFNNNLPAVNTKTDLTIPTGTMQGYNQDQFSGIKYEVDLTKPVGQRIHILSMSNGTAFNMNKEYVVAANNYRSSTQLLTTSPTGVFKPGEKTAKLIASDIQAPNGSTSMMDLIIDYIGKQPNKTITNTCDHNWKFVNLNWDKALRAKAIQYINSGDIVTDFKVPVTKAQVLKIMAQKGDKLPDISTLPASTDNGTYTVKNGDTLSKIAKDLLNDSTQWKKIYELNKDTVKNPNLIYPGQKLVIPA, from the coding sequence ATGAAAAAGTTCTTTTTCAAGAAGCGCTTGGCGCTTACGCTTGCGCTTACCCTGCTTTTCACGTCCTTCGGAAGCATAGCCTATGCCGCCGAGACCCCTAAAGAGGGGGATCAGGCAACCTTTCAGATTTTATTTACAAGCGACACCCATGGTTCTATGACAAGCTACAACTACGCAACCGGAAAATCCACTGTAGGCAGCTTTTCCCAGGTGGCCACTCTGATCGAACGAGAAAAAGCCGCTTTTAACGGAAGAACCTTCCTGGTGGATAACGGAGACACGATTCAAGGAAACGGAACCAGCTTTTTCATTAACAACGATGAATATAAGCCGTTCCCTCTTGTGAAGGCCATGCAGAAAACCGGGTACGAAATTATGAGCTTGGGCAACCATGAGTTTAATTTTGGAATGGATGCTCTCAACAAGGCCTATAGCGGCTTTACCGGGGCTAAACTCTGCGGAAACGTACTCAAGCAAGACGGTTCCCTGATGGACGGCTTTTCCGCATACAGCATCAAAACGCTCGACAACGGCTTACGGGTAGCCTTTATTGGCGCCGTTACACCAAATATTGACCTTTGGGACACCTCTAATTTGAAGAAAGCAGGCTTACATACCATCAGCGCAGCCGATTCCATAAGGAAGTCGATTGACGAGCTGAAGAAAAAAAATCTTGCAGACGTATTTGTAGCCGTTACCCATATGGGGGATACGGGCGAATACGGCAGAGAAGGTTCCGGCGCTGTTGATGTAGCAAAAAAGAACCCCGAGCTCGCTGCCATTTTGGGCGCGCATTATCATACGATTACAGGTACTGCCGACAAGCAGGTGGTTCTTTCCAACAACGTTAAATTCGTTGAAAACAAGAATGCCGGCGGTTCCTTGGGAAAGGTGCTTGTAACCGCAACCTATGAAAACGGCCAGTGGGTTTTGAAAAACAAAACCGCTACTGACGCAACGGCAAGCGTGAAAACAGACGTTATCTCCGTTACCAAGGATATTCCTTTAAACACAAAGGTAGAAAGCTCGATTCAAAAGGCAGACCAGGCTGCAAGAAATTACATTACCCAAACCGTAATCGGCAAGCTGCAGGGCGGCCCCCTTGTTCCCGAGCCCCAAATCAAAGGGACGTATGAGGGCTACCTGGGTGATACCGCGCTGATTGACCTAATCAACAACGTCATGTTTTATTATACAAAAGCAGATATTTCCGGCACAGCTCCCTTAGATGCAAACGCAAACCATACCCCCGGTGAAATCACCATCGGCGGTGTCGTGCAGATTTATAAATATGATAACAACACGCTGTATAAGCTTTCAATGACAGGCGCACAGGTGAAGCAATGGATGGAATGGAGCTACAGCTATTTTGGTTCTACCACAAACGGTGTATTTAATAACAATCTGCCTGCCGTGAACACCAAAACCGACCTAACGATTCCTACCGGCACAATGCAGGGCTACAACCAGGATCAATTCTCCGGTATTAAGTATGAGGTAGACCTTACAAAGCCTGTTGGGCAGAGAATCCATATTCTCTCTATGTCTAACGGAACCGCCTTTAACATGAATAAGGAATATGTGGTTGCGGCAAATAACTACCGTTCCTCAACACAGCTTCTCACCACCTCTCCCACGGGCGTATTTAAACCCGGTGAAAAGACTGCGAAGCTGATTGCCTCCGACATTCAGGCGCCTAACGGTTCGACCAGCATGATGGATCTGATTATTGATTACATCGGCAAGCAGCCGAACAAAACAATTACAAATACCTGCGACCACAACTGGAAGTTCGTAAATCTGAACTGGGATAAAGCACTGCGCGCAAAAGCGATTCAATACATCAACAGCGGAGACATCGTAACCGATTTTAAAGTTCCTGTTACAAAGGCACAGGTTCTGAAAATCATGGCACAAAAGGGCGATAAGCTTCCAGATATTTCTACTCTCCCTGCTTCCACTGATAACGGAACCTACACCGTAAAAAATGGCGATACCCTGAGCAAGATTGCAAAGGATTTGTTAAATGACTCCACACAGTGGAAGAAAATCTATGAATTGAATAAGGACACGGTGAAAAATCCGAACCTGATTTATCCCGGGCAGAAGCTTGTGATCCCGGCATAA
- the spoVAD gene encoding stage V sporulation protein AD gives MAQRIGRYTLQMTNRPTIEGFASVVGKKEMQGPLSSFFDLSFEDTTLGESSWEKAESRLQTEAVNLALRKAGVTAQDIDYIFAGDLLNQCISSTFGLRSLDIPFLGQFGACSTMAQTLTLASILVESGAARKAAAVTSSHFCSAERQFRLPLEYGGQRTPTAQWTATASGSAIVGTSGKGPFVSDVTVGRIVDLGIKDAANMGAAMAPAAAQTISDFLQDTGTMPKDYDLILTGDLGLIGTKLVRQILADNNLDVTDVHNDCGMMLYDREKQDVHAGGSGCGCSASVLCSVILRRLQSRELNNVLFVATGALMSPTSQQQGESVPGVAHLVHLTST, from the coding sequence ATGGCACAACGAATTGGACGCTACACCCTGCAAATGACCAATCGGCCCACCATTGAAGGCTTTGCCTCTGTTGTGGGCAAAAAGGAAATGCAGGGGCCACTGAGCAGTTTTTTTGACCTTTCCTTTGAGGATACGACACTTGGCGAAAGCAGCTGGGAAAAAGCGGAAAGCCGCCTGCAAACGGAGGCCGTCAATCTGGCGCTGCGCAAAGCGGGCGTAACCGCACAGGACATCGACTACATTTTCGCTGGTGATCTTCTCAACCAGTGCATTTCTTCCACGTTCGGCCTCCGCAGTCTGGATATTCCCTTTTTAGGGCAGTTTGGCGCTTGCTCCACTATGGCGCAAACGCTGACGCTGGCCTCGATTCTGGTAGAGAGCGGCGCGGCCCGCAAGGCGGCGGCCGTTACCTCCTCTCACTTCTGCTCGGCGGAGCGCCAGTTCCGCCTGCCGCTGGAATACGGCGGGCAGAGAACCCCCACCGCACAGTGGACGGCCACGGCTTCCGGCTCCGCAATCGTTGGAACCAGCGGAAAGGGGCCGTTCGTCAGCGATGTGACGGTGGGGCGCATTGTAGACCTCGGCATTAAGGATGCCGCCAACATGGGCGCCGCGATGGCCCCGGCCGCCGCGCAGACCATTTCAGATTTTTTGCAGGACACCGGCACCATGCCAAAGGACTACGATCTGATTTTAACCGGCGACCTGGGTTTGATCGGCACAAAGCTCGTGCGCCAGATTCTGGCCGACAACAATCTGGATGTTACAGATGTTCACAACGACTGCGGCATGATGCTGTATGACCGCGAAAAGCAGGATGTACACGCAGGCGGCTCCGGCTGCGGATGCTCCGCGTCGGTACTCTGCTCGGTGATTCTGCGGCGCCTGCAAAGCCGAGAGCTGAACAATGTGCTGTTCGTCGCCACCGGCGCGCTGATGTCCCCCACCTCTCAGCAGCAGGGCGAAAGCGTACCCGGCGTGGCGCATCTGGTGCATTTGACTTCAACGTAA
- the spoVAC gene encoding stage V sporulation protein AC: MLKKITKEEYSKMTEKASPPSPILKNCLMAFLVGGAICTFGQFLVNWFQGSGLDLKEARAAESTVLIALTALFTALKVYDNLAKHAGAGTLVPITGFANSMVSPAMEFKPEGFVTGIGAKMFIIAGPVLVYGITASVLYGLIIYLFGWY; this comes from the coding sequence CTGTTGAAAAAAATAACAAAAGAAGAATACTCCAAAATGACGGAAAAGGCGTCGCCGCCCAGCCCAATCCTGAAAAACTGCCTGATGGCATTTCTGGTTGGCGGAGCAATCTGCACGTTCGGCCAGTTTCTCGTGAACTGGTTTCAAGGCTCCGGGCTTGATTTAAAGGAAGCCCGCGCCGCGGAATCCACCGTGCTGATCGCCCTAACGGCACTCTTTACCGCACTGAAAGTCTACGATAATTTGGCAAAGCATGCCGGGGCCGGCACGCTCGTACCCATTACAGGCTTTGCAAACTCGATGGTATCGCCCGCCATGGAATTTAAGCCCGAGGGCTTTGTGACGGGAATCGGCGCGAAAATGTTTATCATCGCCGGGCCGGTTCTGGTATATGGCATCACCGCCTCGGTTCTGTACGGGCTGATCATTTACCTGTTCGGCTGGTACTGA
- a CDS encoding phosphohexomutase domain-containing protein has protein sequence MLTKEWKQFKSGTDIRGVASEGPEPVNLTDEVIERISRGFALWLSERTRKAASELSVALGHDSRISAPRVSAAVTRALTGCGIRVLDCGLASTPSMFMATLDIPCDGAVQITASHHPFNRNGLKFFVKTGGLDAPDIEALLLYAQESKAPAADKPGSVEQSDHMKIYSAHLRSIIKQGVNSENYDRPLEGFHIVVDAGNGAGGFYAYDVLEPLGANINGSQFLDPDGMFPNHVPNPENQQAMDSVCSATVLSGADLGVIFDTDVDRGGAVDSQGLEINRNRLVALASSIALEGNDGGTIVTDSITSDGLKRYIETTLGGVHHRFKRGYKNVINEAVRLNEAGVNCPLAIETSGHAAMRENYFLDDGAYLVTKIIIKLAVLRKEGKTLESLLEALSEPKEATEIRLPITQEAFRECGEKILADLEQYAKNQGWQIAPDNHEGLRVSFGNSEGNGWFLLRLSVHDPIMPLNIESDAVGGVAIIREKLAKFLTTCSGLNLAPLLEQPRA, from the coding sequence ATGCTGACAAAAGAATGGAAGCAATTCAAAAGCGGCACCGATATTCGCGGGGTAGCCAGTGAAGGCCCCGAGCCGGTGAACCTGACCGACGAAGTGATTGAGCGCATTTCGCGCGGATTTGCCCTCTGGCTTTCGGAGCGCACCCGCAAGGCGGCGAGTGAACTCTCCGTGGCACTGGGCCATGATTCGCGCATCTCCGCTCCCCGCGTCAGCGCGGCGGTGACCCGTGCCCTTACCGGCTGCGGAATCCGTGTGCTCGACTGCGGCCTCGCCTCAACGCCGTCTATGTTTATGGCAACATTGGATATTCCCTGCGACGGCGCGGTGCAGATCACCGCCAGCCACCATCCGTTCAACCGGAACGGGCTGAAATTCTTTGTAAAAACCGGTGGACTGGACGCTCCCGACATTGAAGCCCTGCTGCTCTACGCACAGGAAAGCAAGGCTCCCGCAGCAGACAAGCCCGGCAGCGTGGAGCAAAGCGACCACATGAAAATTTACAGCGCACACCTGCGCAGCATCATCAAGCAGGGTGTAAACTCGGAAAACTACGACCGCCCGTTGGAGGGCTTCCACATTGTGGTGGATGCCGGAAACGGAGCCGGCGGCTTTTACGCGTACGACGTACTCGAGCCGCTGGGTGCGAACATCAACGGCAGCCAGTTTCTTGACCCGGACGGCATGTTCCCGAACCATGTGCCGAACCCCGAAAACCAACAGGCGATGGATTCCGTGTGCAGTGCTACGGTGCTTTCCGGCGCGGATCTGGGCGTAATCTTCGACACCGACGTGGATAGAGGCGGCGCTGTGGACAGCCAAGGCCTCGAGATTAACCGCAATCGTTTGGTGGCGCTGGCCTCCTCGATCGCACTCGAGGGCAACGATGGCGGCACTATTGTGACGGACTCCATCACCTCCGACGGACTGAAACGCTACATAGAAACAACGCTCGGCGGCGTGCATCACCGCTTCAAGCGCGGCTATAAGAACGTGATCAACGAAGCCGTTCGCTTAAACGAGGCGGGCGTCAACTGCCCTCTGGCAATTGAAACCTCCGGCCATGCCGCGATGCGCGAAAATTACTTTCTTGACGACGGCGCTTATCTGGTAACAAAGATCATCATTAAGCTGGCGGTGCTGCGCAAGGAAGGCAAAACGCTGGAAAGCCTGCTCGAGGCACTTTCGGAGCCGAAGGAAGCGACGGAAATTCGCCTGCCGATTACCCAAGAAGCATTCCGCGAATGCGGTGAAAAAATTCTGGCCGACTTGGAGCAGTATGCCAAAAATCAGGGCTGGCAGATTGCTCCAGACAACCACGAGGGTCTGCGTGTATCGTTCGGCAACAGTGAAGGTAACGGCTGGTTTCTGCTGCGCCTGAGTGTACACGACCCCATCATGCCGCTGAACATTGAAAGCGACGCGGTGGGCGGTGTTGCCATCATCCGCGAAAAGCTGGCGAAATTCCTTACCACCTGCAGCGGCCTGAATCTTGCTCCGTTGCTGGAGCAGCCGCGCGCGTAA
- a CDS encoding ABC transporter ATP-binding protein: MELIRIEGIKKRYWNGEEEIRALDDLNLKIEEGEFVAIIGPSGSGKSTLMNVLGCLDLPTSGEYYLNGENVAKMSEERLSRIRNKEIGFVFQGFNLIPTLDALENVELPLVYRGLRKAERQSLSREALVRVGLESRLFHRPGQMSGGQQQRVAIARAIAASPPVILADEPTGNLDSQSGQEVMGILKSLNGEGRTVILITHDDKIAAQADRKIRIQDGKIVEISS; the protein is encoded by the coding sequence ATGGAACTCATTCGCATAGAGGGAATCAAAAAACGGTATTGGAATGGAGAGGAGGAAATCCGAGCGCTCGACGATCTAAATCTGAAGATTGAAGAGGGGGAGTTTGTCGCGATCATCGGGCCGTCCGGCAGCGGTAAATCCACGCTGATGAACGTGTTGGGTTGTTTGGATCTGCCTACAAGCGGGGAGTATTACTTAAACGGGGAGAATGTGGCGAAGATGTCGGAGGAGCGGCTATCACGCATCCGCAATAAAGAGATTGGCTTTGTGTTTCAGGGCTTTAACCTGATCCCGACGCTCGACGCGCTGGAAAATGTGGAGCTTCCGCTCGTGTACCGCGGCCTGCGCAAGGCAGAGCGCCAGAGCTTGAGCCGTGAGGCGCTGGTGCGCGTGGGGCTTGAAAGCCGGCTGTTCCACCGCCCGGGCCAGATGAGCGGTGGCCAGCAGCAGCGTGTGGCAATCGCCAGAGCCATCGCGGCCAGCCCGCCGGTGATTCTGGCAGATGAGCCGACGGGAAACCTGGATTCGCAGTCCGGGCAAGAGGTGATGGGTATTCTAAAAAGCCTGAACGGCGAGGGCAGAACGGTCATCCTGATTACGCATGATGATAAAATTGCGGCGCAGGCAGATAGAAAAATCCGAATTCAGGATGGCAAAATTGTAGAAATCAGTTCTTAA
- a CDS encoding ComEC/Rec2 family competence protein, which yields MKGLFPITRRKKVSIPVVFAAVILILASWFFASHPDRSPGNPNVPSGDFVSSETSGAAGSVSVYYLDVGQGDSELICLPSGENILIDAGLSDGADKLTAYLKKLGVSKIDYLIATHPHADHIGGMAQVINELEIGKIYVPKVADSQVPTTRTYEDMLDAVKKKGLQLTQGKAGMTVLEQENTRLEFLAPVEEKQDDLNNYSIVAKLTFGQRTFLFTGDAEKESEQQMLQKYSGELRCDVLKVGHHGSNSSSSANFLKAVSPKYAIISCGKNNDYGHPHKETLSRLSAVKAAVYRTDEQGTILVNSNGTDLAVKTGLPLLAAA from the coding sequence TTGAAAGGGTTGTTTCCTATCACACGGCGAAAAAAAGTATCAATCCCGGTTGTGTTTGCGGCGGTTATTTTAATTCTGGCAAGCTGGTTTTTTGCATCTCATCCGGATCGAAGTCCGGGAAATCCCAACGTACCATCCGGCGATTTTGTCAGCAGTGAAACAAGCGGCGCAGCCGGCAGTGTTTCCGTTTATTATCTCGATGTTGGCCAGGGGGACAGCGAACTGATCTGTCTGCCTAGCGGAGAGAACATATTGATCGACGCGGGCCTTTCCGACGGAGCGGATAAGCTCACGGCGTATCTTAAAAAGTTGGGTGTGAGCAAAATTGATTACCTGATCGCCACCCACCCGCACGCAGATCATATCGGGGGAATGGCACAGGTCATTAATGAACTGGAGATTGGCAAGATTTATGTGCCAAAGGTTGCGGACAGCCAGGTCCCCACAACGCGCACTTATGAGGATATGCTCGACGCTGTGAAAAAAAAGGGCCTGCAGCTGACGCAGGGCAAGGCAGGCATGACGGTTCTGGAGCAGGAGAATACGCGGCTGGAGTTTTTGGCTCCGGTGGAAGAAAAGCAGGATGACCTGAACAACTACTCCATTGTAGCGAAGCTTACCTTTGGGCAGCGTACTTTTTTGTTTACCGGAGATGCGGAGAAGGAAAGCGAGCAGCAGATGCTGCAAAAATACAGCGGCGAGCTGCGCTGCGATGTACTGAAGGTTGGGCATCACGGCAGCAACAGCTCTTCCTCTGCTAACTTTTTGAAAGCGGTGTCGCCCAAATACGCGATTATTTCCTGCGGGAAGAACAATGACTACGGTCACCCGCACAAAGAGACTCTAAGCCGCCTTTCTGCGGTCAAGGCTGCGGTTTACCGCACCGATGAACAGGGAACTATTCTGGTAAACAGCAACGGTACCGATTTGGCGGTAAAAACAGGGCTGCCTCTGCTGGCGGCAGCGTGA